In a single window of the Polyodon spathula isolate WHYD16114869_AA chromosome 60, ASM1765450v1, whole genome shotgun sequence genome:
- the LOC121307894 gene encoding butyrophilin subfamily 1 member A1-like isoform X4, whose protein sequence is MRSLMRRQSRAGGSRIDAVGNREMKMGFLGRTCLIVLSLLPAVSTQAGGWTVVGSDQPVIAEPGDDVILPCHISPRVSAVDMETGDISLRLRNIQPSDRGVYTCVVDDGSQYEEGETEVIVPALGTQPSVSMDSTQGEQTQLVCRSEGWDPEPEVIWRDRDGNDVTSLSNTTMQRDSQGLRSVSSYIKINQQSNVFSCLLRSKIPKPDWESKLHIARDFFPGVSGWMVAFFLTLALSIGAIPLLVIQWKRMDAMERQFEPMAAQRLREEIEALRPVRKSEWKWILSSAVDVTLDPDTAHPWVNLSVEGKRMRRRETRQDVPNTPVRFDDRLCVLGKEGFTSGRHYWQVQVGENTRWALGVSRESAPRKGGFSMTPQQGYWTVERVSGDEFIALTDPKTPLPRSLKPQKLGVYLDYEEEQLSFYNVETRSHIFTFTDIENPNEKLYPFFWTLEYKDLVLESPDPDPVSAAD, encoded by the exons GGAAATGAAGATGGGATTCCTGGGGAGGACCTGTCTCATTGTCTTGAGTTTGCTACCAGCTGTTTCTACACAGGCAG GTGGATGGACTGTCGTTGGCTCTGATCAGCCTGTCATTGCTGAGCCTGGTGATGATGTCATCCTGCCCTGTCACATTTCACCCAGAGTCAGTGCTGTGGACATGGAA ACAGGCGATATCTCTCTGAGACTGAGAAACATCCAGCCCTCTGACAGAGGTGTCTATACCTGCGTAGTTGATGATGGAAGTCAGTATGAAGAAGGAGAGACTGAAGTGATAGTTCCAG ctCTGGGAACCCAGCCCTCAGTCTCTATGGACTCTACACAAGGAGAGCAGACCCAGCTGGTGTGCAGATCAGAGGGGTGGGACCCTGAACCTGAAGTGATCTGGAGAGACAGAGATGGAAACGATGTGACATCACTGTCCAACACAACAATGCAGAGGGACAGTCAGGGGCTCCGCAGTGTCAGCAGCTACATCAAAATCAATCAGCAGTCCAACGTGTTCTCCTGTCTGCTTAGAAGTAAAATACCAAAACCAGACTGGGAATCCAAACTCCACATAGCCA GGGATTTTTTCCCAGGAGTCTCTGGATGGATGGTGGCTTTCTTCTTGACTTTAGCTCTCAGTATTGGAGCCATTCCTCTGCTGGTGATCCAATGGAAAAGAATGGATG CCATGGAGAGACAGTTTGAGCCTATGG ctgCTCAGCGCCTTCGTGAGGAAATTG AGGCACTGCGACCTGTCCGTAAATCAG AATGGAAGTGGATCCTCAGCTCAGCAG TTGATGTGACTCTGGACCCTGATACAGCGCACCCCTGGGTCAACCTGTCTGTGGAGGGGAAACGAATGAGACGGAGAGAGACACGCCAAGATGTCCCTAACACTCCAGTGAGATTTGATGACAGGCTCTGTGTGCTGGGCAAGGAGGGCTTCACCTCGGGGAGACACTACTGGCAGGTGCAGGTGGGGGAGAATACACGGTGGGCATTAGGAGTCAGCAGAGAGTCTGCCCCGAGGAAGGGGGGGTTCAGCATGACCCCTCAGCAGGGTTACTGGACTGTGGAGAGGGTGAGTGGAGATGAGTTCATTGCGCTCACTGACCCCAAGACCCCACTACCCCGGAGCCTGAAGCCCCAGAAGCTGGGGGTGTATCTGGATTATGAGGAAGAGCAGCTCTCCTTTTACAATGTGGAGACCAGATCTCACATCTTCACTTTCACAGACATTGAGAATCCCAATGAGAAACTCTATCCATTCTTTTGGACATTGGAATACAAAGACCTTGTGCTGGAGTCCCCTGACCCTGATCCTGTCAGCGCTGCAGATTAA
- the LOC121307894 gene encoding butyrophilin subfamily 1 member A1-like isoform X3, with product MKMGFLGRTCLIVLSLLPAVSTQAGGWTVVGSDQPVIAEPGDDVILPCHISPRVSAVDMEVRWFRDAFEKPVHLYDLKMNILGTQDRPYQGRTALSPSALQTGDISLRLRNIQPSDRGVYTCVVDDGSQYEEGETEVIVPALGTQPSVSMDSTQGEQTQLVCRSEGWDPEPEVIWRDRDGNDVTSLSNTTMQRDSQGLRSVSSYIKINQQSNVFSCLLRSKIPKPDWESKLHIARDFFPGVSGWMVAFFLTLALSIGAIPLLVIQWKRMDAMERQFEPMAAQRLREEIEALRPVRKSEWKWILSSAVDVTLDPDTAHPWVNLSVEGKRMRRRETRQDVPNTPVRFDDRLCVLGKEGFTSGRHYWQVQVGENTRWALGVSRESAPRKGGFSMTPQQGYWTVERVSGDEFIALTDPKTPLPRSLKPQKLGVYLDYEEEQLSFYNVETRSHIFTFTDIENPNEKLYPFFWTLEYKDLVLESPDPDPVSAAD from the exons ATGAAGATGGGATTCCTGGGGAGGACCTGTCTCATTGTCTTGAGTTTGCTACCAGCTGTTTCTACACAGGCAG GTGGATGGACTGTCGTTGGCTCTGATCAGCCTGTCATTGCTGAGCCTGGTGATGATGTCATCCTGCCCTGTCACATTTCACCCAGAGTCAGTGCTGTGGACATGGAAGTGAGGTGGTTCAGGGATGCATTTGAAAAACCAGTGCAtttatatgatttaaaaatgaatattctaGGAACACAGGACAGACCTTACCAGGGCCgcactgctctctctccctctgcacTGCAGACAGGCGATATCTCTCTGAGACTGAGAAACATCCAGCCCTCTGACAGAGGTGTCTATACCTGCGTAGTTGATGATGGAAGTCAGTATGAAGAAGGAGAGACTGAAGTGATAGTTCCAG ctCTGGGAACCCAGCCCTCAGTCTCTATGGACTCTACACAAGGAGAGCAGACCCAGCTGGTGTGCAGATCAGAGGGGTGGGACCCTGAACCTGAAGTGATCTGGAGAGACAGAGATGGAAACGATGTGACATCACTGTCCAACACAACAATGCAGAGGGACAGTCAGGGGCTCCGCAGTGTCAGCAGCTACATCAAAATCAATCAGCAGTCCAACGTGTTCTCCTGTCTGCTTAGAAGTAAAATACCAAAACCAGACTGGGAATCCAAACTCCACATAGCCA GGGATTTTTTCCCAGGAGTCTCTGGATGGATGGTGGCTTTCTTCTTGACTTTAGCTCTCAGTATTGGAGCCATTCCTCTGCTGGTGATCCAATGGAAAAGAATGGATG CCATGGAGAGACAGTTTGAGCCTATGG ctgCTCAGCGCCTTCGTGAGGAAATTG AGGCACTGCGACCTGTCCGTAAATCAG AATGGAAGTGGATCCTCAGCTCAGCAG TTGATGTGACTCTGGACCCTGATACAGCGCACCCCTGGGTCAACCTGTCTGTGGAGGGGAAACGAATGAGACGGAGAGAGACACGCCAAGATGTCCCTAACACTCCAGTGAGATTTGATGACAGGCTCTGTGTGCTGGGCAAGGAGGGCTTCACCTCGGGGAGACACTACTGGCAGGTGCAGGTGGGGGAGAATACACGGTGGGCATTAGGAGTCAGCAGAGAGTCTGCCCCGAGGAAGGGGGGGTTCAGCATGACCCCTCAGCAGGGTTACTGGACTGTGGAGAGGGTGAGTGGAGATGAGTTCATTGCGCTCACTGACCCCAAGACCCCACTACCCCGGAGCCTGAAGCCCCAGAAGCTGGGGGTGTATCTGGATTATGAGGAAGAGCAGCTCTCCTTTTACAATGTGGAGACCAGATCTCACATCTTCACTTTCACAGACATTGAGAATCCCAATGAGAAACTCTATCCATTCTTTTGGACATTGGAATACAAAGACCTTGTGCTGGAGTCCCCTGACCCTGATCCTGTCAGCGCTGCAGATTAA
- the LOC121307894 gene encoding butyrophilin subfamily 1 member A1-like isoform X5 yields MRLEIGGWTVVGSDQPVIAEPGDDVILPCHISPRVSAVDMEVRWFRDAFEKPVHLYDLKMNILGTQDRPYQGRTALSPSALQTGDISLRLRNIQPSDRGVYTCVVDDGSQYEEGETEVIVPALGTQPSVSMDSTQGEQTQLVCRSEGWDPEPEVIWRDRDGNDVTSLSNTTMQRDSQGLRSVSSYIKINQQSNVFSCLLRSKIPKPDWESKLHIARDFFPGVSGWMVAFFLTLALSIGAIPLLVIQWKRMDAMERQFEPMAAQRLREEIEALRPVRKSEWKWILSSAVDVTLDPDTAHPWVNLSVEGKRMRRRETRQDVPNTPVRFDDRLCVLGKEGFTSGRHYWQVQVGENTRWALGVSRESAPRKGGFSMTPQQGYWTVERVSGDEFIALTDPKTPLPRSLKPQKLGVYLDYEEEQLSFYNVETRSHIFTFTDIENPNEKLYPFFWTLEYKDLVLESPDPDPVSAAD; encoded by the exons GTGGATGGACTGTCGTTGGCTCTGATCAGCCTGTCATTGCTGAGCCTGGTGATGATGTCATCCTGCCCTGTCACATTTCACCCAGAGTCAGTGCTGTGGACATGGAAGTGAGGTGGTTCAGGGATGCATTTGAAAAACCAGTGCAtttatatgatttaaaaatgaatattctaGGAACACAGGACAGACCTTACCAGGGCCgcactgctctctctccctctgcacTGCAGACAGGCGATATCTCTCTGAGACTGAGAAACATCCAGCCCTCTGACAGAGGTGTCTATACCTGCGTAGTTGATGATGGAAGTCAGTATGAAGAAGGAGAGACTGAAGTGATAGTTCCAG ctCTGGGAACCCAGCCCTCAGTCTCTATGGACTCTACACAAGGAGAGCAGACCCAGCTGGTGTGCAGATCAGAGGGGTGGGACCCTGAACCTGAAGTGATCTGGAGAGACAGAGATGGAAACGATGTGACATCACTGTCCAACACAACAATGCAGAGGGACAGTCAGGGGCTCCGCAGTGTCAGCAGCTACATCAAAATCAATCAGCAGTCCAACGTGTTCTCCTGTCTGCTTAGAAGTAAAATACCAAAACCAGACTGGGAATCCAAACTCCACATAGCCA GGGATTTTTTCCCAGGAGTCTCTGGATGGATGGTGGCTTTCTTCTTGACTTTAGCTCTCAGTATTGGAGCCATTCCTCTGCTGGTGATCCAATGGAAAAGAATGGATG CCATGGAGAGACAGTTTGAGCCTATGG ctgCTCAGCGCCTTCGTGAGGAAATTG AGGCACTGCGACCTGTCCGTAAATCAG AATGGAAGTGGATCCTCAGCTCAGCAG TTGATGTGACTCTGGACCCTGATACAGCGCACCCCTGGGTCAACCTGTCTGTGGAGGGGAAACGAATGAGACGGAGAGAGACACGCCAAGATGTCCCTAACACTCCAGTGAGATTTGATGACAGGCTCTGTGTGCTGGGCAAGGAGGGCTTCACCTCGGGGAGACACTACTGGCAGGTGCAGGTGGGGGAGAATACACGGTGGGCATTAGGAGTCAGCAGAGAGTCTGCCCCGAGGAAGGGGGGGTTCAGCATGACCCCTCAGCAGGGTTACTGGACTGTGGAGAGGGTGAGTGGAGATGAGTTCATTGCGCTCACTGACCCCAAGACCCCACTACCCCGGAGCCTGAAGCCCCAGAAGCTGGGGGTGTATCTGGATTATGAGGAAGAGCAGCTCTCCTTTTACAATGTGGAGACCAGATCTCACATCTTCACTTTCACAGACATTGAGAATCCCAATGAGAAACTCTATCCATTCTTTTGGACATTGGAATACAAAGACCTTGTGCTGGAGTCCCCTGACCCTGATCCTGTCAGCGCTGCAGATTAA
- the LOC121307894 gene encoding butyrophilin subfamily 1 member A1-like isoform X1: MRSLMRRQSRAGGSRIDAVGNREMKMGFLGRTCLIVLSLLPAVSTQAGGWTVVGSDQPVIAEPGDDVILPCHISPRVSAVDMEVRWFRDAFEKPVHLYDLKMNILGTQDRPYQGRTALSPSALQTGDISLRLRNIQPSDRGVYTCVVDDGSQYEEGETEVIVPALGTQPSVSMDSTQGEQTQLVCRSEGWDPEPEVIWRDRDGNDVTSLSNTTMQRDSQGLRSVSSYIKINQQSNVFSCLLRSKIPKPDWESKLHIARDFFPGVSGWMVAFFLTLALSIGAIPLLVIQWKRMDAMERQFEPMAAQRLREEIEALRPVRKSEWKWILSSAVDVTLDPDTAHPWVNLSVEGKRMRRRETRQDVPNTPVRFDDRLCVLGKEGFTSGRHYWQVQVGENTRWALGVSRESAPRKGGFSMTPQQGYWTVERVSGDEFIALTDPKTPLPRSLKPQKLGVYLDYEEEQLSFYNVETRSHIFTFTDIENPNEKLYPFFWTLEYKDLVLESPDPDPVSAAD, from the exons GGAAATGAAGATGGGATTCCTGGGGAGGACCTGTCTCATTGTCTTGAGTTTGCTACCAGCTGTTTCTACACAGGCAG GTGGATGGACTGTCGTTGGCTCTGATCAGCCTGTCATTGCTGAGCCTGGTGATGATGTCATCCTGCCCTGTCACATTTCACCCAGAGTCAGTGCTGTGGACATGGAAGTGAGGTGGTTCAGGGATGCATTTGAAAAACCAGTGCAtttatatgatttaaaaatgaatattctaGGAACACAGGACAGACCTTACCAGGGCCgcactgctctctctccctctgcacTGCAGACAGGCGATATCTCTCTGAGACTGAGAAACATCCAGCCCTCTGACAGAGGTGTCTATACCTGCGTAGTTGATGATGGAAGTCAGTATGAAGAAGGAGAGACTGAAGTGATAGTTCCAG ctCTGGGAACCCAGCCCTCAGTCTCTATGGACTCTACACAAGGAGAGCAGACCCAGCTGGTGTGCAGATCAGAGGGGTGGGACCCTGAACCTGAAGTGATCTGGAGAGACAGAGATGGAAACGATGTGACATCACTGTCCAACACAACAATGCAGAGGGACAGTCAGGGGCTCCGCAGTGTCAGCAGCTACATCAAAATCAATCAGCAGTCCAACGTGTTCTCCTGTCTGCTTAGAAGTAAAATACCAAAACCAGACTGGGAATCCAAACTCCACATAGCCA GGGATTTTTTCCCAGGAGTCTCTGGATGGATGGTGGCTTTCTTCTTGACTTTAGCTCTCAGTATTGGAGCCATTCCTCTGCTGGTGATCCAATGGAAAAGAATGGATG CCATGGAGAGACAGTTTGAGCCTATGG ctgCTCAGCGCCTTCGTGAGGAAATTG AGGCACTGCGACCTGTCCGTAAATCAG AATGGAAGTGGATCCTCAGCTCAGCAG TTGATGTGACTCTGGACCCTGATACAGCGCACCCCTGGGTCAACCTGTCTGTGGAGGGGAAACGAATGAGACGGAGAGAGACACGCCAAGATGTCCCTAACACTCCAGTGAGATTTGATGACAGGCTCTGTGTGCTGGGCAAGGAGGGCTTCACCTCGGGGAGACACTACTGGCAGGTGCAGGTGGGGGAGAATACACGGTGGGCATTAGGAGTCAGCAGAGAGTCTGCCCCGAGGAAGGGGGGGTTCAGCATGACCCCTCAGCAGGGTTACTGGACTGTGGAGAGGGTGAGTGGAGATGAGTTCATTGCGCTCACTGACCCCAAGACCCCACTACCCCGGAGCCTGAAGCCCCAGAAGCTGGGGGTGTATCTGGATTATGAGGAAGAGCAGCTCTCCTTTTACAATGTGGAGACCAGATCTCACATCTTCACTTTCACAGACATTGAGAATCCCAATGAGAAACTCTATCCATTCTTTTGGACATTGGAATACAAAGACCTTGTGCTGGAGTCCCCTGACCCTGATCCTGTCAGCGCTGCAGATTAA
- the LOC121307894 gene encoding butyrophilin subfamily 1 member A1-like isoform X2 yields the protein MKQSAGESESREMKMGFLGRTCLIVLSLLPAVSTQAGGWTVVGSDQPVIAEPGDDVILPCHISPRVSAVDMEVRWFRDAFEKPVHLYDLKMNILGTQDRPYQGRTALSPSALQTGDISLRLRNIQPSDRGVYTCVVDDGSQYEEGETEVIVPALGTQPSVSMDSTQGEQTQLVCRSEGWDPEPEVIWRDRDGNDVTSLSNTTMQRDSQGLRSVSSYIKINQQSNVFSCLLRSKIPKPDWESKLHIARDFFPGVSGWMVAFFLTLALSIGAIPLLVIQWKRMDAMERQFEPMAAQRLREEIEALRPVRKSEWKWILSSAVDVTLDPDTAHPWVNLSVEGKRMRRRETRQDVPNTPVRFDDRLCVLGKEGFTSGRHYWQVQVGENTRWALGVSRESAPRKGGFSMTPQQGYWTVERVSGDEFIALTDPKTPLPRSLKPQKLGVYLDYEEEQLSFYNVETRSHIFTFTDIENPNEKLYPFFWTLEYKDLVLESPDPDPVSAAD from the exons GGAAATGAAGATGGGATTCCTGGGGAGGACCTGTCTCATTGTCTTGAGTTTGCTACCAGCTGTTTCTACACAGGCAG GTGGATGGACTGTCGTTGGCTCTGATCAGCCTGTCATTGCTGAGCCTGGTGATGATGTCATCCTGCCCTGTCACATTTCACCCAGAGTCAGTGCTGTGGACATGGAAGTGAGGTGGTTCAGGGATGCATTTGAAAAACCAGTGCAtttatatgatttaaaaatgaatattctaGGAACACAGGACAGACCTTACCAGGGCCgcactgctctctctccctctgcacTGCAGACAGGCGATATCTCTCTGAGACTGAGAAACATCCAGCCCTCTGACAGAGGTGTCTATACCTGCGTAGTTGATGATGGAAGTCAGTATGAAGAAGGAGAGACTGAAGTGATAGTTCCAG ctCTGGGAACCCAGCCCTCAGTCTCTATGGACTCTACACAAGGAGAGCAGACCCAGCTGGTGTGCAGATCAGAGGGGTGGGACCCTGAACCTGAAGTGATCTGGAGAGACAGAGATGGAAACGATGTGACATCACTGTCCAACACAACAATGCAGAGGGACAGTCAGGGGCTCCGCAGTGTCAGCAGCTACATCAAAATCAATCAGCAGTCCAACGTGTTCTCCTGTCTGCTTAGAAGTAAAATACCAAAACCAGACTGGGAATCCAAACTCCACATAGCCA GGGATTTTTTCCCAGGAGTCTCTGGATGGATGGTGGCTTTCTTCTTGACTTTAGCTCTCAGTATTGGAGCCATTCCTCTGCTGGTGATCCAATGGAAAAGAATGGATG CCATGGAGAGACAGTTTGAGCCTATGG ctgCTCAGCGCCTTCGTGAGGAAATTG AGGCACTGCGACCTGTCCGTAAATCAG AATGGAAGTGGATCCTCAGCTCAGCAG TTGATGTGACTCTGGACCCTGATACAGCGCACCCCTGGGTCAACCTGTCTGTGGAGGGGAAACGAATGAGACGGAGAGAGACACGCCAAGATGTCCCTAACACTCCAGTGAGATTTGATGACAGGCTCTGTGTGCTGGGCAAGGAGGGCTTCACCTCGGGGAGACACTACTGGCAGGTGCAGGTGGGGGAGAATACACGGTGGGCATTAGGAGTCAGCAGAGAGTCTGCCCCGAGGAAGGGGGGGTTCAGCATGACCCCTCAGCAGGGTTACTGGACTGTGGAGAGGGTGAGTGGAGATGAGTTCATTGCGCTCACTGACCCCAAGACCCCACTACCCCGGAGCCTGAAGCCCCAGAAGCTGGGGGTGTATCTGGATTATGAGGAAGAGCAGCTCTCCTTTTACAATGTGGAGACCAGATCTCACATCTTCACTTTCACAGACATTGAGAATCCCAATGAGAAACTCTATCCATTCTTTTGGACATTGGAATACAAAGACCTTGTGCTGGAGTCCCCTGACCCTGATCCTGTCAGCGCTGCAGATTAA